One Synechococcus sp. JA-2-3B'a(2-13) genomic window carries:
- a CDS encoding L-threonylcarbamoyladenylate synthase: MAEYFKLHPQQPQARSIRRIAAALREGAVMLYPTDTVYAIGCDATHKQAVERVRRIKQLSNDKPLTFLCPSLSRIAHYAQVTDSAYRLMRRLIPGPFTFLLPATKLVPKLVMEPKRKTTGIRVPDSAICQALLEELGNPIVSTSAKLGGDPVGSLDLSSGQAWEWESDPWDEGGIFAAEEMRQLEKQVDLVLDDDAPRRAKVSTVIDLTGSEPLVVRAGLGYEQVADLNLKLVGEDG, translated from the coding sequence ATGGCCGAGTACTTTAAGCTGCATCCGCAACAGCCCCAGGCCCGTTCCATCCGGCGGATTGCGGCGGCTTTGCGGGAGGGGGCGGTGATGCTTTACCCCACCGATACGGTTTACGCCATTGGCTGCGACGCGACCCACAAACAAGCAGTGGAGCGGGTACGCCGTATCAAGCAGCTCTCCAACGACAAGCCTCTTACCTTTTTGTGCCCTTCTCTCTCACGCATTGCCCACTATGCCCAGGTAACCGATTCGGCCTATCGGCTGATGCGGCGGCTGATCCCGGGCCCGTTTACGTTTCTGTTGCCGGCCACCAAGCTGGTGCCCAAGTTGGTGATGGAGCCCAAACGGAAAACCACCGGCATCCGCGTGCCCGACTCGGCCATTTGTCAGGCTTTGCTGGAAGAGTTGGGCAATCCAATTGTCTCCACCTCTGCCAAGCTGGGGGGGGATCCCGTCGGATCCCTGGACTTAAGTTCTGGGCAAGCCTGGGAGTGGGAGAGCGACCCCTGGGATGAGGGTGGGATCTTTGCGGCTGAAGAGATGCGGCAGTTGGAAAAACAGGTGGATCTGGTGCTGGATGACGATGCCCCCCGTCGGGCCAAGGTCTCTACGGTAATTGACTTGACGGGATCCGAGCCGCTGGTGGTGCGGGCCGGGCTGGGGTATGAGCAGGTGGCAGATCTGAACCTGAAACTGGTGGGAGAAGACGGTTAA
- the obgE gene encoding GTPase ObgE codes for MHFIDQAEIEVQGGNGGDGIVAFRREKYVPAGGPSGGNGGRGGSVILVADPGLQTLLDFRFQPVIKAEHGAKGGPNHRSGASGADRLVRVPCGTVVFNAETGELLGDLVGKGDQLLVARGGKGGLGNAHFLSNHNRAPRQFTKGEAGERVRLRLELKLIAEVGIVGLPNAGKSTLISVVSSARPKIADYPFTTLQPNLGVVPHPSGDGVVFADIPGLIEGAHLGVGLGHEFLRHVERTRVLIHLVDGTAADPVKDYQVIQQELRAYGHGLIDKPQILVLNKIDVLDPQQVAERAQRLSAAAGTSVVTISAIAKQGLDPLLQRVWQCLGRGSQQPAQLDLVGAKSIQS; via the coding sequence TTGCACTTTATCGACCAAGCCGAAATTGAAGTGCAAGGGGGAAATGGCGGGGATGGCATCGTTGCCTTCCGCCGTGAGAAGTATGTGCCGGCTGGGGGGCCATCCGGCGGCAATGGAGGGCGGGGCGGCTCAGTGATCCTGGTGGCAGATCCTGGCCTGCAAACTCTGTTGGATTTTCGCTTTCAACCGGTGATCAAGGCGGAACACGGGGCCAAAGGGGGGCCCAACCATCGCAGCGGGGCCAGTGGTGCGGATCGGCTGGTGCGGGTGCCCTGCGGTACTGTGGTGTTCAATGCGGAGACGGGGGAATTGTTGGGCGATCTGGTGGGCAAGGGGGATCAATTGCTGGTAGCCCGTGGGGGCAAAGGCGGCTTAGGCAATGCCCATTTTTTGAGCAACCACAATCGCGCCCCCCGCCAATTCACCAAGGGCGAAGCGGGAGAACGGGTGCGCCTGCGCCTGGAGCTGAAGTTGATTGCCGAGGTGGGCATTGTCGGCCTGCCCAATGCGGGCAAGTCCACTCTGATTTCGGTGGTCTCCTCTGCCCGGCCCAAGATTGCTGACTACCCCTTCACCACGTTGCAGCCCAATTTGGGGGTGGTGCCCCATCCATCGGGAGATGGGGTGGTGTTTGCCGATATTCCGGGGCTGATCGAGGGGGCGCACTTGGGGGTGGGGCTGGGCCATGAGTTTTTGCGCCATGTGGAGCGTACCAGGGTACTGATTCATTTGGTGGATGGCACGGCGGCGGATCCCGTCAAGGATTACCAGGTTATTCAGCAGGAGCTGCGCGCCTACGGCCACGGGTTAATCGATAAGCCACAAATCCTGGTTTTGAACAAGATCGATGTTCTGGATCCCCAGCAGGTTGCCGAGCGCGCCCAGAGGCTGTCTGCTGCTGCCGGCACTTCGGTGGTGACCATTTCTGCGATTGCCAAGCAGGGGCTGGATCCCCTCTTGCAGCGGGTGTGGCAGTGCCTGGGTCGGGGATCCCAACAGCCTGCGCAGTTGGATCTTGTGGGGGCAAAATCCATCCAGTCCTAG
- a CDS encoding 30S ribosomal protein S1, which produces MSRFTAADVGFTTEDFAALLDKYDYHFSPGEIVAGTVFSVEPRGALIDIGAKTAAFLPLQEMSISRLEDPHEMLQPGETREFFILTEENEEGQLTLSIRRIEYMRAWERVRQLQKEDATVRSTIFATNRGGALVRIEGLRGFIPGSHISTRKPKEELVGEELPLKFLEVDEDRNRLVLSHRRALVERKMNKLEVGEVVVGTVRGIKPYGAFIDIGGVSGLLHISEISHDHVDTPHSVFNVNDEVKVMIIDLDAERGRISLSTKQLEPNPGDMIRDPKLVYEKAEEMAAKYREQLLAAKQGQAAEAPPEVVEEELEYAATAVE; this is translated from the coding sequence ATGAGTCGATTCACTGCTGCCGATGTAGGTTTTACCACTGAAGACTTTGCCGCCCTTCTGGATAAGTACGACTATCACTTCAGCCCTGGCGAAATTGTGGCGGGTACAGTATTCTCGGTGGAGCCACGCGGTGCTTTGATCGATATTGGGGCCAAAACGGCTGCCTTTCTGCCGCTCCAGGAGATGTCGATTAGCCGCCTGGAAGACCCGCACGAGATGCTGCAGCCGGGAGAAACCCGCGAGTTTTTTATCCTCACCGAAGAAAACGAAGAGGGACAGCTGACCCTCTCCATCCGCCGCATCGAGTACATGCGGGCCTGGGAACGGGTACGGCAGCTCCAGAAAGAAGATGCCACCGTTCGCTCAACCATTTTTGCCACCAACCGAGGTGGAGCCCTGGTGCGGATTGAGGGGCTGCGGGGCTTTATCCCCGGATCCCACATCAGCACCCGCAAGCCAAAAGAAGAGCTGGTGGGCGAAGAGCTGCCCCTGAAGTTTTTAGAGGTGGACGAAGACCGCAACCGCCTGGTGTTGAGCCATCGCCGCGCCTTGGTGGAGCGGAAGATGAACAAGCTGGAAGTGGGCGAGGTGGTGGTTGGCACGGTGCGGGGCATCAAGCCCTATGGTGCCTTTATCGATATTGGCGGCGTCTCCGGCCTGCTGCACATTTCCGAGATCTCCCACGATCATGTTGACACGCCCCACAGCGTCTTCAACGTCAACGACGAAGTGAAGGTGATGATCATCGATCTGGATGCGGAGCGGGGGCGGATCTCGCTGTCCACCAAGCAACTGGAGCCCAATCCCGGCGACATGATTCGGGATCCCAAACTGGTTTACGAGAAGGCTGAGGAAATGGCAGCCAAGTACCGTGAGCAACTGCTGGCCGCTAAGCAAGGACAAGCGGCAGAGGCTCCACCGGAAGTGGTGGAAGAGGAGCTGGAATACGCGGCGACGGCTGTGGAATGA
- a CDS encoding CobW family GTP-binding protein: protein MKAQLPVTILTGFLGSGKTTLLKRILEEEHGLRIGVILNEFGEISIDGELVNMPEGGLMQLNNGCLCCTVREDFERAARQLLQHAQALDYLVVETSGVADPRQVTELFVQRVFHEELRLDGVVTLVDGAEYWRNFQRSQTAAHQIGSADILLLNKVDLIDEAERERILLDLRRYNPAAPCLLTTHAQVPLARILDVHAFRPELWDPRLPNAETEAHHSHHLEEDGIQSVSFQLQQPLDLAAFRDWLQDMPETLFRAKGVLWVVDEPQRVIFHQVGQRQTLFLERDWDPEEPRLSKIVLIGKGLEPEQLAAGLSRVCGATAAG from the coding sequence ATGAAAGCTCAGCTTCCGGTGACGATTTTGACAGGTTTTTTGGGCAGTGGCAAAACCACGCTGCTCAAGCGCATCTTGGAAGAGGAGCATGGGTTGCGCATTGGGGTTATCCTCAACGAGTTTGGCGAGATTTCCATCGATGGCGAGTTGGTCAACATGCCCGAGGGGGGGCTGATGCAGCTCAACAATGGTTGCCTCTGCTGCACGGTGCGAGAGGATTTTGAACGGGCGGCCCGCCAGCTGCTCCAGCATGCCCAGGCGTTGGACTATCTGGTGGTGGAAACCAGCGGCGTGGCGGATCCCAGGCAGGTGACCGAGCTATTTGTGCAGAGGGTCTTTCATGAGGAGTTGCGCCTGGATGGCGTGGTGACGTTGGTGGATGGGGCCGAATACTGGCGCAATTTCCAGCGCTCGCAAACCGCCGCCCACCAGATCGGCAGCGCTGACATTTTGTTGCTCAATAAGGTGGATTTGATCGACGAAGCCGAACGAGAGCGGATCCTCCTGGATCTGCGCCGCTACAACCCCGCCGCCCCTTGCCTGCTCACTACCCATGCCCAGGTGCCTCTGGCCCGCATCTTGGATGTGCATGCCTTCCGCCCAGAATTGTGGGATCCCAGGCTCCCCAATGCAGAGACTGAGGCCCACCATAGCCATCACCTCGAGGAAGACGGGATCCAATCGGTGAGCTTTCAACTGCAGCAGCCGCTGGATTTGGCGGCTTTTCGCGATTGGCTACAAGACATGCCCGAGACCCTTTTTCGCGCCAAGGGGGTGCTGTGGGTTGTGGATGAGCCGCAGCGGGTTATCTTTCATCAGGTGGGCCAGCGGCAAACCCTTTTTCTGGAACGGGACTGGGATCCCGAGGAGCCCCGCTTGTCCAAAATTGTGTTGATCGGCAAGGGGCTGGAGCCGGAACAGCTGGCTGCCGGCCTCAGCCGGGTGTGCGGGGCAACCGCCGCTGGCTAG
- a CDS encoding VOC family protein, with the protein MKLHHFSIRTADIFRSIAFYEGLGFAVEERFTAGITLACWMRGPWGRLELMQVPQPHPAPDPFGDPHYVGYYHPAFEVGPEWGSLANYLEHLRAQVPLTLLLPPQLQQIGGQVYEVAFIADPDGLPIELIRPQGSSGESLPQRPEDINDINK; encoded by the coding sequence ATGAAACTACACCATTTTTCCATTCGCACCGCCGATATCTTCCGCTCCATCGCTTTTTACGAGGGGCTGGGCTTTGCGGTGGAAGAACGCTTTACTGCCGGGATCACGCTGGCCTGCTGGATGCGCGGCCCCTGGGGGCGTTTGGAGCTGATGCAAGTGCCGCAGCCCCATCCTGCCCCGGATCCCTTTGGGGATCCCCACTATGTGGGCTACTATCACCCCGCTTTTGAGGTGGGCCCCGAATGGGGATCCCTGGCCAACTACCTAGAACATTTGCGAGCGCAAGTGCCCCTTACCCTGCTGCTGCCGCCCCAGCTCCAGCAAATTGGGGGCCAGGTCTATGAAGTGGCGTTCATCGCCGATCCCGATGGCCTACCGATCGAGCTCATTCGTCCCCAGGGATCCTCAGGAGAGAGTCTGCCCCAACGCCCAGAGGACATTAATGACATTAATAAATAA
- the topA gene encoding type I DNA topoisomerase, which produces MPKLVIVESPTKARTIRGFLPAGYEVQASMGHVRDLPDSASEIPEELKGEEWSRLGVNVHADFEPLYVIPKDKRKVVKELKEALKKADELILATDEDREGESISWHLQQVLQPKVPTRRMVFHEITREAIQEALQNCREVDEQLVRAQETRRILDRLVGYTLSPLLWKKIAPKLSAGRVQSVAVKLLVDRERERRAFRKASYWDLKAELQPKTTVAGQQAVFPAELVSLGGKRLANGQDFDPSTGQLIAGRDVVLLDQAQAEALRDRLLGKAWIVSSVEERPSTRKPAPPFTTSTLQQEANRKLHLSAQQTMRIAQKLYEEGYITYMRTDSVHLSEQAIRAARACVESMYGREYLSPEPRQYTTKTKGAQEAHEAIRPAGSEFRLPSQTPLSGQELALYDLIWKRTVASQMAEARQTYTIVLIAVDDAVFRASGKRIDFPGFFRAYVEGSDDPEAALEDREVHLPLLRQGDPLRCQKLEPVAHETQPPARYTEASLVKVLESEGIGRPSTYATILNTIMSRGYVRPMGSALVPTYTAFAVTELLEKYFPNLVNTRFTAEMEQTLDDIASGQAEWLPYLRHFFLGEQGLEGQVKARELEIDSGLARSIHLENLPVKIGIGPYGPYVAVETESGEVRANLPEDIPPADLSAEHIAELIQRKQEGPKPIAFHPETQEPIYVIPQGPYGPYVQLGEVSEDNKKPKRTSLPKGLKPDQVTPEIALGLLSLPRTLGEHPESGKKVQAGIGRFGPYVVCDGDFRSLPADEDVLTISLERALELLAQPKKSRGRASAKPLRELGSHPEDGEPVNLHDGPYGLYVKHGKVNASLPKGIPAEAVTLEMALQVLAEKEGSSAEVKGKSRSTGKAGSSVSKTQAKTASSSHTAQQAGNAVPQKRRKAQTTSTGSGMAKEPQAQANGSAQVGSRPTIVRITPKARA; this is translated from the coding sequence ATGCCTAAGCTGGTCATTGTCGAATCTCCCACCAAAGCCCGTACCATCCGTGGGTTCTTGCCTGCGGGGTATGAGGTTCAGGCCTCGATGGGACATGTGCGGGATCTTCCCGATTCGGCATCTGAAATTCCAGAAGAATTGAAAGGAGAAGAGTGGAGCCGCCTGGGGGTCAATGTCCACGCCGACTTTGAGCCCCTCTACGTCATCCCCAAGGACAAAAGAAAGGTGGTCAAGGAGCTGAAGGAAGCGCTCAAGAAGGCGGACGAGCTGATCCTGGCCACCGACGAAGACCGCGAAGGGGAAAGCATTAGCTGGCACTTGCAGCAGGTGCTGCAACCCAAAGTGCCCACCCGCCGCATGGTGTTCCACGAGATTACCCGCGAGGCCATTCAGGAGGCGCTGCAAAACTGCCGTGAGGTGGATGAACAACTGGTGCGTGCCCAGGAGACCCGCCGCATCTTGGATCGCCTGGTGGGCTATACCCTGTCGCCGCTGCTGTGGAAAAAAATTGCCCCCAAACTCTCGGCAGGGCGGGTGCAGTCGGTGGCGGTCAAGCTTTTGGTGGATCGAGAGCGGGAGCGGCGCGCCTTCAGAAAAGCCTCCTACTGGGATCTCAAAGCGGAGCTGCAGCCCAAAACGACCGTCGCCGGCCAGCAGGCTGTCTTTCCAGCAGAGCTGGTGAGCTTGGGTGGCAAACGCCTGGCCAATGGGCAAGACTTCGATCCCAGCACCGGCCAGCTCATTGCCGGGCGGGATGTGGTGTTGTTGGATCAGGCCCAGGCCGAGGCCCTGCGGGATCGCTTGCTGGGAAAAGCCTGGATCGTCAGCTCTGTGGAAGAGCGCCCCTCCACCCGCAAACCTGCCCCTCCCTTTACCACCTCCACCCTGCAGCAGGAGGCCAACCGCAAGCTGCACCTGTCGGCCCAGCAGACGATGCGCATTGCCCAAAAGCTCTACGAAGAGGGCTACATCACCTACATGCGCACCGATTCGGTCCACCTGTCGGAGCAGGCCATCCGCGCTGCCCGCGCCTGCGTGGAGTCGATGTACGGCAGAGAATATCTCAGCCCCGAGCCCCGTCAGTACACCACCAAAACCAAAGGGGCGCAAGAAGCCCACGAGGCCATTCGTCCTGCTGGATCAGAGTTTCGCCTGCCCAGCCAAACCCCCCTCTCCGGCCAGGAGCTGGCCCTCTACGACCTGATCTGGAAGCGCACCGTCGCCAGCCAAATGGCTGAGGCGCGGCAGACCTACACCATCGTACTCATCGCCGTAGACGATGCGGTGTTCCGGGCCAGCGGCAAGCGCATCGATTTTCCCGGCTTTTTCCGCGCCTATGTGGAGGGATCCGACGACCCAGAGGCGGCTTTGGAAGATCGGGAGGTGCATCTGCCTCTGTTGCGGCAGGGGGATCCCCTCCGCTGCCAGAAGCTGGAACCCGTTGCCCACGAAACCCAGCCCCCGGCCCGATATACGGAAGCCTCCTTGGTCAAGGTGTTGGAAAGTGAGGGCATTGGCCGCCCCAGCACCTACGCCACCATCTTGAATACGATCATGAGCCGTGGCTACGTCAGGCCGATGGGAAGTGCCCTCGTGCCCACCTACACGGCTTTTGCAGTCACCGAGCTACTGGAAAAATACTTTCCCAACCTGGTGAATACCCGCTTCACCGCCGAGATGGAGCAAACGCTGGACGACATTGCTTCTGGACAGGCGGAGTGGTTGCCCTATCTGCGCCATTTCTTCTTGGGCGAGCAGGGTCTCGAGGGACAGGTGAAGGCGCGCGAGCTGGAAATTGATTCCGGCCTGGCCCGCTCCATCCATCTGGAGAACCTGCCTGTCAAGATCGGCATTGGCCCCTATGGCCCCTATGTGGCGGTCGAAACCGAGTCCGGAGAGGTGCGCGCCAACCTGCCGGAGGATATTCCCCCCGCCGATCTGAGCGCAGAACACATCGCGGAGCTGATCCAGCGGAAGCAGGAAGGCCCCAAGCCCATTGCCTTTCACCCGGAAACCCAAGAGCCCATCTACGTGATCCCGCAGGGCCCCTATGGCCCCTATGTGCAGTTGGGGGAAGTTTCTGAGGACAACAAAAAACCCAAGCGCACCTCTCTGCCCAAAGGGCTGAAACCGGATCAGGTTACGCCAGAGATCGCCTTGGGGTTGCTGAGCTTGCCCCGCACCTTGGGGGAACACCCGGAATCGGGGAAAAAAGTGCAGGCCGGCATTGGCCGCTTCGGCCCCTACGTGGTCTGCGATGGCGATTTTCGCTCTCTGCCCGCCGATGAGGATGTGCTGACCATCAGCCTGGAGCGGGCGCTGGAGTTGTTGGCCCAGCCCAAGAAAAGCCGTGGGCGCGCCTCGGCCAAGCCGCTGCGGGAGCTGGGATCCCATCCTGAGGATGGTGAGCCGGTCAATCTGCACGACGGCCCCTACGGGCTGTATGTCAAACATGGCAAGGTCAATGCCTCTTTGCCCAAAGGGATCCCTGCCGAAGCGGTTACCCTGGAAATGGCTCTGCAGGTGCTGGCCGAAAAGGAAGGCTCTTCTGCAGAGGTCAAGGGGAAAAGCCGCTCGACCGGCAAAGCGGGCTCCTCGGTCAGTAAAACCCAAGCCAAAACTGCCTCCAGCAGCCATACAGCCCAGCAGGCCGGAAATGCTGTGCCGCAGAAGCGGCGTAAAGCGCAAACCACTTCCACTGGCAGCGGGATGGCCAAAGAGCCGCAAGCCCAAGCGAATGGGTCAGCCCAGGTGGGATCCCGTCCCACTATTGTGAGGATCACGCCCAAAGCTCGCGCCTGA
- a CDS encoding SpoIID/LytB domain-containing protein, producing the protein MRRRQLGAMVLGSLWAVWGGSRQAQTSGRGDWLAVELFSRWSADPLVELELMGPFVLNQQPFPTGTWKLQVRRQELLLTGPGHPRRYQGSLWLQGGALRSLAGEERRYRGWVQIRPKGLGRLHLVNWVKLEDYLLALVPSEMPADWPAAALQAQAILARTLAVPHLCPGPRREWPSAPIRPLQDSTAHQFYGGLAYETAATTAAVRATRGQILTHAGQPIEVLFHSTCGGHTSANQDIFAPPARPYLQGVICDGCRASPFYGPHSVRLSRRELEPALGNGDLEIVQSDPWGRPLRIRVGSQLLTGQEFVLRLGQTLGWGILPSNRFTWERLQPKAGQQEVYLFTYRGAGHGVGLCQWGSRGLAEKGYTAPQILNHYFPGTQVITLS; encoded by the coding sequence ATGCGGCGACGACAGTTGGGGGCGATGGTGCTGGGATCCCTGTGGGCTGTTTGGGGAGGCTCTCGGCAGGCCCAAACGTCCGGGCGCGGAGATTGGCTGGCCGTGGAGCTGTTCAGCCGCTGGAGTGCGGATCCCTTGGTCGAGTTGGAGCTGATGGGCCCTTTTGTTTTGAATCAGCAGCCTTTTCCAACAGGCACCTGGAAGTTACAGGTTCGCCGCCAAGAGCTCCTGCTGACCGGGCCGGGACATCCTCGTCGCTACCAGGGATCCCTTTGGCTACAGGGGGGAGCTCTGCGCTCCCTCGCAGGGGAGGAGCGTCGCTATCGGGGCTGGGTACAGATTCGTCCCAAGGGTTTAGGTCGCCTGCATCTGGTGAATTGGGTGAAGTTGGAAGACTATCTGCTGGCTTTGGTGCCCAGCGAAATGCCCGCCGATTGGCCAGCTGCCGCCTTGCAGGCGCAAGCCATCTTGGCCCGTACCTTGGCCGTTCCCCATCTGTGCCCCGGCCCCAGAAGAGAATGGCCCTCTGCCCCGATAAGGCCATTGCAAGACTCCACCGCCCACCAGTTCTATGGTGGCCTGGCCTATGAGACGGCGGCGACCACTGCTGCGGTGCGGGCAACCCGAGGGCAGATCCTAACCCATGCCGGCCAGCCGATAGAGGTTCTGTTTCACTCCACCTGCGGCGGTCACACCAGTGCCAACCAGGATATTTTTGCCCCACCCGCCCGCCCCTACCTACAAGGGGTGATCTGTGACGGGTGTCGCGCCTCTCCCTTCTATGGCCCTCACAGCGTCCGGCTCAGCCGACGGGAGTTGGAGCCAGCCTTGGGCAACGGCGATCTGGAGATTGTGCAGTCGGATCCCTGGGGTCGCCCCCTGCGCATCCGCGTTGGATCCCAACTGTTGACTGGCCAAGAGTTTGTGCTGCGCCTTGGCCAAACCCTGGGTTGGGGGATCCTCCCCAGCAACCGCTTCACGTGGGAACGTCTCCAGCCAAAGGCCGGCCAGCAGGAAGTGTACCTTTTTACCTATCGCGGAGCCGGGCATGGGGTGGGACTGTGTCAGTGGGGATCCCGTGGCTTGGCCGAGAAGGGCTACACAGCGCCGCAAATTCTCAATCACTACTTCCCCGGCACCCAGGTGATAACGTTGAGCTGA
- a CDS encoding B12-binding domain-containing radical SAM protein — protein MKALLLYPRFPQSFWSYNRTIKMVGLKALMPPLGLITVAALLPQHWEIRFVDRNVADETEADWQWCDLVILSAMLVQKQDFHALIRKAVQLGKKVAVGGPYPTSVPQDALESGAHYLVLDEGEVTIPAFVKALEAGQESGIFRAAEKPDVTQSPLPRFDLLPMDQYFMMSVQFSQGCPFNCEFCDIISLYGRKPRTKEPSQMLAELQALYDLGWRGSVFVVDDNFIGNQRNVKRFLRELIPWSQKRNYPFTFMTEASVNLAEDEELMRLMVEAGFYAVFLGIETPDQDSLQMTQKLQNTRHPLVEACRKINDAGLLIYAGFILGFDGERPGAGDRIQAFVEQTGIPQPMLGILQALPNTQLWNRLKKEERLLEGIGVTEFGDQNTLMNFIPTRSLSEIAREYLESFWKLYDPARYLSRCLQQCLNIGIKDGRRQMMKLPLRKGIHLLLQLIWRQGILHPEIRAQFWRQLWTIWRRKPSLLNLYLGLCAAGEHFWEYRELARARLTQQLGYNPLLASSS, from the coding sequence ATGAAGGCGTTGCTGCTCTATCCGCGTTTTCCTCAATCATTCTGGTCTTACAATCGCACCATTAAGATGGTGGGGCTAAAAGCGCTAATGCCACCTCTTGGCTTGATCACCGTTGCTGCTTTGCTGCCCCAACACTGGGAGATTCGCTTTGTGGATCGCAATGTAGCTGATGAAACAGAAGCCGATTGGCAGTGGTGCGATCTGGTGATCTTGTCAGCCATGTTGGTGCAGAAGCAGGATTTCCACGCCCTCATTCGCAAAGCGGTGCAGTTGGGCAAAAAAGTAGCTGTGGGCGGACCCTATCCAACTTCTGTGCCACAGGATGCCCTGGAATCTGGTGCTCACTATTTGGTTTTGGATGAAGGGGAAGTGACCATACCGGCCTTTGTCAAGGCTCTAGAAGCTGGGCAAGAGTCGGGCATTTTTCGGGCTGCGGAAAAACCGGATGTAACCCAAAGTCCTTTGCCAAGGTTTGATCTGCTGCCCATGGATCAATACTTCATGATGTCAGTCCAGTTTTCACAAGGTTGCCCCTTTAATTGTGAGTTTTGCGATATCATCTCTCTTTACGGACGCAAGCCAAGAACCAAAGAGCCAAGTCAAATGCTAGCTGAGCTACAGGCCCTCTATGACTTGGGCTGGCGGGGTTCGGTATTTGTAGTGGATGACAATTTTATCGGCAATCAGCGCAACGTCAAGCGATTTTTGCGAGAGCTGATCCCTTGGAGCCAAAAGCGCAATTACCCATTTACCTTTATGACAGAGGCTTCGGTTAACCTGGCCGAAGACGAAGAACTGATGAGGTTAATGGTAGAGGCGGGTTTCTATGCGGTCTTTTTGGGCATTGAGACTCCAGACCAAGACAGCCTACAGATGACCCAAAAGCTCCAGAATACCCGCCACCCTTTGGTGGAGGCCTGTCGCAAGATCAACGATGCTGGACTGCTGATCTATGCTGGGTTTATTCTGGGCTTTGATGGAGAGCGGCCAGGAGCAGGGGATCGCATCCAGGCTTTTGTCGAGCAAACCGGTATTCCTCAGCCGATGCTGGGCATTTTACAGGCTTTGCCAAACACGCAACTCTGGAATCGCTTGAAGAAAGAGGAACGGTTGCTGGAAGGGATCGGCGTGACTGAGTTCGGCGATCAAAATACGCTGATGAATTTCATTCCCACCCGTTCTCTATCGGAGATTGCCCGAGAGTATCTGGAAAGTTTTTGGAAACTGTATGATCCTGCGCGATATTTATCTCGCTGCCTGCAACAGTGCCTGAATATCGGCATCAAAGATGGCCGACGGCAAATGATGAAGCTGCCCCTTCGCAAAGGGATCCACCTGCTTCTACAACTCATCTGGCGGCAAGGGATCCTTCATCCCGAAATCCGCGCCCAATTTTGGCGGCAGCTATGGACGATTTGGCGGCGCAAGCCCAGCCTGCTGAACTTGTATTTGGGCCTCTGCGCTGCAGGAGAACACTTTTGGGAATATCGGGAATTGGCCCGCGCCCGGCTTACCCAGCAACTGGGATACAATCCTTTGCTGGCCAGCTCATCTTGA
- a CDS encoding phage holin family protein codes for MATLLATWLMSALSVMILAWLLPGIHVSGFGGALVAALAIGLVNGLVRPILRLITLPITVLTLGLFWLILNGICLAIADKLAGNAFNIDNFGWAFIGAIVLSIVSGLVQQVFEQGAPN; via the coding sequence ATGGCAACTCTTTTGGCCACCTGGCTGATGTCAGCCTTGAGTGTAATGATCCTGGCTTGGCTTTTGCCCGGGATCCACGTCTCCGGGTTTGGCGGGGCTTTGGTGGCGGCTCTGGCCATTGGTCTGGTCAATGGTTTGGTTAGGCCGATTCTCCGGCTGATCACCCTGCCGATTACGGTTCTTACCCTGGGTTTGTTTTGGCTGATTTTGAACGGCATTTGTCTAGCCATTGCCGATAAGCTGGCCGGGAATGCTTTCAACATCGATAATTTCGGCTGGGCGTTTATCGGCGCAATTGTACTTTCCATCGTCAGCGGCTTGGTTCAGCAGGTTTTTGAGCAAGGTGCGCCGAACTGA
- a CDS encoding BolA family protein produces MLTPDYLRQHLMEKLQALHVQVEDESHLHIGHGGGTGGHYRVQVVSPLFVGKTTLQRHRLVYAALAEHMGRSIHALALQTYSPEEVSAQGIPEEIS; encoded by the coding sequence ATGCTTACCCCCGACTACCTTCGGCAGCACCTGATGGAGAAGCTGCAGGCTCTTCATGTGCAGGTGGAGGATGAGTCCCACCTTCACATCGGCCACGGGGGCGGGACAGGAGGGCACTACCGAGTTCAAGTGGTGTCGCCTCTGTTTGTCGGCAAAACGACCCTACAGCGACATCGCCTGGTGTATGCCGCTCTGGCGGAACACATGGGGCGGAGCATTCATGCTTTGGCCCTGCAAACTTACAGCCCTGAAGAGGTTTCTGCGCAAGGGATCCCTGAGGAGATCAGCTAG
- the grxD gene encoding Grx4 family monothiol glutaredoxin — protein sequence MDPLLEEKIREQIRTHKVLIYMKGTPEMPQCGFSYAAVRVLDSLGFPYTAINVLEDPEIRQGIKEFSNWPTIPQIYIDGEFVGGCDIIQEMHARNELRPLVEAAFAKATAQS from the coding sequence CTGGATCCCCTTTTGGAAGAGAAAATCCGTGAGCAAATCCGCACCCACAAGGTGCTCATCTACATGAAGGGCACCCCGGAAATGCCCCAATGTGGGTTTTCCTATGCCGCCGTTCGTGTGCTGGATAGTTTGGGCTTCCCCTACACGGCGATTAACGTACTCGAGGATCCTGAGATCCGCCAGGGGATTAAAGAGTTTTCCAACTGGCCTACTATCCCGCAGATTTATATTGATGGGGAGTTTGTGGGCGGTTGCGACATCATCCAAGAGATGCACGCCCGCAACGAGCTGCGTCCGCTGGTCGAGGCAGCCTTTGCTAAGGCCACGGCTCAATCTTAA